The Triticum aestivum cultivar Chinese Spring chromosome 3A, IWGSC CS RefSeq v2.1, whole genome shotgun sequence genome includes a region encoding these proteins:
- the LOC123058585 gene encoding dof zinc finger protein 5, whose amino-acid sequence MLSHVEMAPAGAGGGFKLFGKVITQCVEGTQASPSPAFAAQDEERRLHGETDRTTTAVKREAADTDSSQHQQQQQGAEASRRTQLQESAEARAAAAPLPCPRCRSRETKFCYFNNYNVNQPRHFCKACHRYWTAGGALRNVPIGAGRRKNRPLGPIATVAGHHHHHRAAAGFVLGFPSPSSSPTSPPPVYADRWQLGPDRRF is encoded by the coding sequence ATGCTCTCCCACGTCGAGATGGCGCCCGCCGGGGCCGGCGGCGGCTTCAAGCTCTTCGGCAAGGTCATCACGCAGTGCGTCGAGGGGACCCaggcgtcgccgtcgcccgcgttCGCCGCGCAGGACGAGGAGCGGCGGCTGCACGGCGAGACGGACCGGACGACGACGGCGGTCAAGCGGGAGGCGGCGGACACGGACTCGTCgcagcatcagcagcagcagcagggggcggAGGCGTCGCGGCGGACGCAGCTGCAGGAGTCGGCGGAGGCGCGCGCGGCCGCGGCGCCGCTGCCGTGCCCGCGGTGCCGGAGCCGGGAGACCAAGTTCTGCTACTTCAACAACTACAACGTGAACCAGCCGCGCCACTTCTGCAAGGCCTGCCACCGCTACTGGACGGCCGGCGGCGCGCTCCGCAACGTGCCCATCGGCGCCGGCCGCCGCAAGAACCGCCCGCTCGGCCCCATCGCCAccgtcgccggccaccaccaccaccaccgcgccgccgccggcttcGTCCTCGGCTTCCCCagcccctcctcctcccccacctCCCCACCGCCGGTGTACGCCGACCGGTGGCAGCTCGGCCCGGATCGCCGGTTCTGA